A stretch of Onychomys torridus chromosome 2, mOncTor1.1, whole genome shotgun sequence DNA encodes these proteins:
- the LOC118577042 gene encoding CAMPATH-1 antigen-like encodes MNGFLLVVTISLLVAVQIQTGVLGQNESQVKPPTPSVVTVKLPPKPAKSDAPSLISVGACGFFFFANTFMCLFYLG; translated from the exons ATGAACGGCTTCCTCCTCGTCGTCACCATCAGTCTCCTGGTGGCAGTTCAG ATACAAACAGGAGTCTTGGGACAGAATGAGAGCCAGGTGAAGCCTCCGACTCCTTCAGTCGTCACTGTCAAACTCCCTCCGAAACCCGCAAAGAGTGACGCCCCGTCCCTCATCAGTGTGGGTGCCTGCGGCTTCTTCTTTTTTGCCAACACCTTCATGTGTCTCTTCTACCTCGGCTGA